A region from the Coturnix japonica isolate 7356 chromosome 28, Coturnix japonica 2.1, whole genome shotgun sequence genome encodes:
- the CBARP gene encoding voltage-dependent calcium channel beta subunit-associated regulatory protein, whose product MNDDSTPWDNATESSTALPGEVSPQDGYVLLLALLSIFIGGTLVLLSGILIICRRCCEADRRHSRASDDPEKTTTTYLDDSQPAQDITIKVEDPECMSASSYRDAESERFLSSSSSSARRVSFNEAALYEQGKKTQEKGRRYTLTEGDFHHLKNARLTHLHLPPPALKIVTIHECESSENSLAMTPRRPPPKPGLAIFQPPGGAVPQPGHAVCPSSALPGDTYNSTAGGSPASSSDSGEGPSFSAAPRSGKGPIAGSGSPGDAPPAPTQGPVLQFFTRLRRHASLDGASPYFRIKKWKLESTQRASSLDTRGSPKRRQFQRQRAASESMDQEDRDPHQTDIIQYIAHTDDVAFHPAGGPFLPSPSSPPPSLGRLEPAEDSPGEAAAPEHRSVGHDIWSLRASLELYAASERSNDQDSVRSDGADSVSSGGAAPCPSSSLDEAEGPDEKLWARPKAEESEPGTRKLLQMDSGYASIEAPGRGGEEGPPADQTASEKRICFTSAGRKGTIFESFEGREPDEEEEEEDEEEEAKRGAVGGGVPMRTHSPLAWSPYGQMLTGRDAPCPRRDYSIDEKTDALFNAFVRHDPQFDESPPRGKHRSRTHLRKQWQHTKQYSDPGVRYPALERHRTPLRRGDSANSPLDARFHGPLPRIVSAGDEEAAEADAGTAPLPEPEIQVIVEEPVEEHRAGPERGGGGEECPGPGRCVEPRPGAELLDKITGGIEERLYGHLRREAEGMRDDTESAVAVTAGDAPPDRSPA is encoded by the exons ATGAACGATGACTCGACCCCGTGGGACAACGCGACGGAGAGCAGCACG GCGCTGCCCGGCGAGGTGTCCCCCCAGGATGGCTACGTGCTGCTGCTCGCCCTGCTCTCCATCTTCATTGGGGGGACGTTGGTGCTGCTCTCGGGGATCCTGATCATCTGCCGTCGCTGCTGCGAGGCCGATCGTCGCCACTCCAG AGCCAGCGATGACCCCGAGAAAACCACCACTACGTACCTGGATGACTCGCAGCCAGCCCAGG ATATCACTATCAAAGTGGAGGACCCCGAGTGCATGTCGGCCTCCAGCTACCGCGATGCAGAGAGCGAGAGGTTCCtgtcctccagctcctccagcgCACGCCGCGTCTCCTTCAATGAAGCTGCGCTTTATGAGCAGGGCAAGAAGACCcaggagaaggggaggag GTACACGCTGACAGAGGGGGATTTTCACCACCTGAAGAACGCCCGCCTGACCCACCTGCATCTGCCCCCACCTGCCCTTAAGATCGTCACCATCCATGAGTGTGAGTCCAGTGAGAACAGCCTGGCCATGACCCCCCGCCGGCCCCCACCCAAACCCGGCCTCGCCATCTTCCAG cctcccGGGGGGGCCGTGCCGCAGCCTGGCCATGCTGTGTgccccagctcagcactgcccgGGGACACCTACAACTCCACGGCAGGAGGgagccctgccagctcctctGACTCCGGGGAGGGACCTTCG TTCAGCGCAGCACCCCGGAGTGGGAAGGGGCCCATTGCGGGCAGTGGCAGCCCTGGGGatgcccccccagcccctacACAGGGCCCAGTGCTGCAGTTCTTCACCCGCCTGCGCCGTCACGCCAGCCTGGATGGGGCCAGCCCCTACTTCAGGATCAAGAAATGGAAACTGGAGAGCACCCAGCGGGCATCCAGCCTGGATACAAGAG GGTCCCCCAAGCGCCGCCAGTTCCAGCGGCAGCGTGCAGCCAGTGAGAGCATGGACCAGGAGGACCGAGACCCCCACCAGACCGACATCATCCAATACATCGCCCACACCGACGACGTCGCCTTCCACCCCGCGGGCGGCCCCTTCCTGccctcccccagcagcccccctCCCTCTCTCGGCAG GTTAGAGCCGGCCGAGGACAGTCCCGGCGAGGCGGCGGCCCCGGAGCATCGCAGCGTCGGTCACGACATCTGGAGCCTCCGCGCCTCGCTGGAGCTGTACGCGGCGTCCGAGCGAAGCAACGACCAGGACTCGGTGCGCAGCGACGGAGCGGACAGCGTCTCGTCGGGCGGCGCGGCCCCCTGCCCCTCCTCATCCCTGGACGAGGCCGAAGGCCCCGACGAGAAGCTCTGGGCCCGGCCCAAAGCGGAGGAGTCGGAGCCCGGTACCCGCAAGCTGCTGCAGATGGACAGCGGCTACGCCTCCATCGAGGCTCCGGGCCGGGGGGGTGAAGAGGGGCCGCCCGCGGACCAAACGGCGTCGGAGAAACGGATCTGCTTCACCAGCGCCGGGAGGAAAGGAACCATCTTCGAGAGCTTCGAGGGCCGAGAACCcgacgaggaggaggaggaggaggacgaggaggaggaagcGAAGCGAGGCGCGGTGGGCGGGGGGGTCCCGATGcgcacccacagccccctggCCTGGTCCCCCTACGGGCAGATGTTGACGGGTCGGGACGCTCCGTGTCCGCGGAGGGATTACAGCATCGACGAGAAGACGGACGCGCTGTTCAACGCCTTCGTGCGGCACGACCCGCAGTTCGACGAGTCCCCCCCCCGGGGGAAGCACCGCTCCCGCACGCACCTCCGCAAGCAATGGCAGCACACCAAGCAGTACAGCGACCCGGGGGTGAGATACCCCGCGTTAGAACGGCACCGCACCCCGCTGCGCCGCGGGGACAGCGCCAACTCCCCGTTGGACGCCCGGTTCCACGGGCCGCTGCCCCGCATCGTCAGCGCCGGGGATGAAGAAGCGGCCGAAGCGGACGCCGGTACCGCCCCGCTGCCCGAACCTGAGATACAGGTGATCGTGGAGGAGCCCGTTGAGGAGCATCGGGCCGGGCCGGAACGCGGCGGAGGTGGGGAGGAATGTCCCGGCCCCGGTCGGTGCGTGGAGCCGCGTCCCGGTGCGGAGCTGCTGGACAAGATAACGGGAGGAATCGAGGAGCGGCTGTACGGGCACCTGCGGAGGGAGGCGGAGGGGATGCGGGACGACACGGAGAGCGCGGTGGCCGTAACCGCCGGCGATGCGCCCCCCGACCGCAGCCCCGCGTAG